Genomic segment of Candidatus Zixiibacteriota bacterium:
TAGGCGGTGACCGGTGTCGGCGCCCCCTGATAGACATCGGGCACCCACATATGGAATGGCACGGCCGCCACTTTGAAACCGAAACCGATTAGAACCAAAAACGCTCCCGTATAAAGGAAGAGGCCGGAGTGAACTCTAAGAAAACTCAATTCGGCCGCGATTATTCGCAAATCGGTGGTACCGGCGGCGCCGTAGATCAAGGCGATGCCATAGAGCAGAAAGGCGGTGGCAAAAGCGCCGATTATGAAGTACTTAATCCCCGATTCATTGGAGTTGGGGTCATGACGGGCGAACCCGGCCATGACATACAAAGGTACCGACATTATTTCGAGACCGAGGAATATCACGATGAGATCTGAACTGGAGGCCATGGTCATCATGCCGACGGCGGAGAAAAGGAGGAGTGCATAAAATTCGGGACGTTCCAGGCTACGGCCCTGCAGATAATTTCGGGCCATAAGCAGCGTTATGGCCGAAGCGGAAAGGAATATCACTTTGAACAGTACAGCAAAATTATCGACCTGGACCATGCCGTAGAATCCGGATTCGGGGTTGTTCCAGCGCTGTATCGAGAGGAAGATAGCCGCCAGAAGCGCCAGAAAAGCGGTATAGGCAATGACGCCTCTGTTTTTTATGATATTCCCCGCAATCAAGATAAGCATTCCGACGGCGAGAAGAAGAATCTCCGGCGCAATAATCCCGGGGTTTATGGTCGATAGATCAATTCTCATAATTACACTCAAGTTGGAGCATCGCACCGATGCCCTCGCTTAAAATCCTCAGCCCCCACCAAAGCCAACGGTTACTTTTCCGTTCTCTACGATAATCGGCACTATGGCTTTTCCAGCGGACAGCCTGAGAGCTTCCTCTTTGGCTTCATCCGAAGAATAGACATCAATCTCCTTGAAAGAGATACCCTGACCCGTGTAATGCTCTTTGGCCGCGGCACAATAAGGGCAACCCGGCTTCGTGTAAATGGTGACATTTTTCATATTACTCGCCATGTATCTTC
This window contains:
- a CDS encoding NADH-quinone oxidoreductase subunit N; this encodes MRIDLSTINPGIIAPEILLLAVGMLILIAGNIIKNRGVIAYTAFLALLAAIFLSIQRWNNPESGFYGMVQVDNFAVLFKVIFLSASAITLLMARNYLQGRSLERPEFYALLLFSAVGMMTMASSSDLIVIFLGLEIMSVPLYVMAGFARHDPNSNESGIKYFIIGAFATAFLLYGIALIYGAAGTTDLRIIAAELSFLRVHSGLFLYTGAFLVLIGFGFKVAAVPFHMWVPDVYQGAPTPVTAYFSVAPKAAGFAALLRILIFGFAQIPEITSLLWILAFLTMTVGNILAIYQSNIKRMLAYSSIAHAGYILVALTAGGEGAVSSAVYYLLAYTFFNLGAFTVITIIDSRIGSNALIDEMKGLSGCHPYLAALLALFMLALSGFPPTAGFFGKFYIFSEAVRSGYIWLAVIGVMNSFVSVYYYFRVVVAAYFGKPEQEFRPVAYRPALLLALLITATGTLLLGCFPQYWVELSRATMFPFL
- a CDS encoding Uxx-star family glutaredoxin-like (seleno)protein; this encodes MKNVTIYTKPGCPYCAAAKEHYTGQGISFKEIDVYSSDEAKEEALRLSAGKAIVPIIVENGKVTVGFGGG